In Bacillota bacterium, a single genomic region encodes these proteins:
- a CDS encoding DUF2642 domain-containing protein: protein MPPEPPFIQHLRTFINSHIRVVLMGGQTGGPSFDFNGTLQAVFTDHILLMVDSAQRHIRIDAIAWFEPLLTS from the coding sequence GTGCCGCCCGAGCCGCCGTTCATCCAGCACCTGCGAACCTTCATCAACAGCCACATCCGCGTCGTCTTGATGGGCGGGCAGACGGGCGGGCCTTCGTTTGACTTCAACGGAACGCTGCAGGCCGTGTTCACCGACCACATCCTGCTGATGGTGGACAGCGCCCAACGGCACATCCGCATCGACGCCATCGCCTGGTTTGAGCCGCTGCTGACCTCGTGA